In a single window of the Gossypium hirsutum isolate 1008001.06 chromosome A13, Gossypium_hirsutum_v2.1, whole genome shotgun sequence genome:
- the LOC107894560 gene encoding uncharacterized protein, which translates to MDWLVKHRVTLDCAAKRMVLKTAEGEEIMMIGYYRRFLEGFFVLAAPLTKLIRKGAPFVWTEKQQEAFERLKEVLTEAPVLIQSEPGKDFTVYSNASHKLAKLYVAEIVRLHGVLVLGPELVANIEDKVRIIKDRLKEAPDRQKLYANLKRK; encoded by the exons atggattggcttgttaagcatagggtaaCTCTAGACTGTGCAGCTAAGCGTATGGTGTTAAAGACCGCTGAGGGTGAAGAGATTatgatgatag GGTATTACAGAAGGTTTTTGGAAGGTTTTTTTGTGTTAGCAgcacctttgacaaagcttataaggaaaggaGCACCGTTTGTTTGGACCGAGAAACAacaggaagcttttgagaggttgaaggAAGTtttgaccgaggcacctgtattAATTCAGTCAGAGCctgggaaggattttaccgtGTATAGTAACGCATCACAT AAGTTAGCTAAATTGTACGTGgcagagattgtgcgacttcatggagtgctG gttcttggacctgagttggtagcGAATATTGAGGATAAGGTGAGAATAATCAAAGATCGGTTAAAGGAAGCACCTGATAGGCAAAAGTTGTATGCAAATTTGAAGCGTAAGTAG